Genomic DNA from Coffea arabica cultivar ET-39 chromosome 7e, Coffea Arabica ET-39 HiFi, whole genome shotgun sequence:
ATATCCATTTCAATGTCCATTCCCATTTTCATTTCCTTCGTTCCTGGACTGGAttcctcctcttcctcatcCTCCACCATCACAACCACACGTTTTCCCTTGTCTActgcctcctcctcctccaccaccgCGGGCATATGCCCTTCAAACAAGGCCATATGCCCAAACAACTTATCCTTTCGCGAAAAACTCGTCCCGCAAGAACACTTCCACTTGGTCTCCCCACAATGCTTCAAATGGCTCTTCAAATCCGCCACAACAGAAAAGCTCTTCTTATTACACCTATTACACGAATACATCTTGGGACAATGACTTCTCTTAAAATGATTCTTCACACAAATCGCCGATTTCAACGGCCTAAACTTCTTATGCTGCTTATTCCTGTTACATCCCACATACGGGCATGAAAATCTCGTCTTCCTAATCATGTCTTTCTCTGCTCCTCCTCCAGATTCACCACACCTCGCTGGCTTTGCTAATGCTTCAACCGTCTTGAACTGATTCCCATGAGCCCTCATATGCATCCTCAAATTAGCATCCCTCTTAAACCCTTTACCACAAATCTCACAAAAATGGATATGCTCAGCTAAAAGCTCAACAGCATCGAGCTCCAAGATTTCATAATCATCGCTTTCTTCATCCTCCGCCACCTCAATCTTCGGGTCAACCAACTGATTCCCCACCACAGTATCCTTAGCTGTGTCAAACCTCATTTTCTTCTCAACCTTCTTCTCCTCAACATCAGATGCTTGTGGCAGAGAAGTTGCCTGGGTAGATTGAGTGCAAGCCAGAAGAGCAGCGCCGTTGACTATGATCTGGCGGATGGCGGAGGTGATTTCGGTGGAGACCATGTCCATATGGTCTTGACCAATTAAAGTTTTGCTGTTGACTGAATCAGACAGGAATTTCTGGAGATTGTCCATCCGGGCTTGGACGGTGGAGAGGTTCAGTAACGCGACTGATGGGTCAGCGCCGCCTGGGTAAGGGGCGGCGCCTCCGGGTGGCTTGGCGGAGGACGGCAAGTTACCGAGAAATGACATAGTAAAATAAAAGAGAGGAAAACaggttgcttttctttttttctctctcttttactGGGTTCGGCGAGTGTGGAAATAGGGAAGAAAGTACGTGTTTGTGTGTGAAAGTTATTTATAGTAGGAGTATAAGAGTTGGAAGCAGGAAACAGGTGGGAAGGAGTCAGAGTTGACGGGTGAAAACTGAAAAGGGACAAAATTGGAGAGGGCGGTGTAGATGTGGCGAGAAGGTGGTTTGGATGTGGACCGTTGGATTTACGAGTATAGATCTGATTAATACTACGTAGAAGATGATGTAATATGGACTTTTAACCATTTTTGTTTTGGTATGGTATTAAAAAAAAGTAGACAAAAGAAAGAATAGAATTTTCTGTTCCTGTATGGATTGCAGTTttctggagttttttttttttttagaaaatgttttatagcgatttgatgtatgtgagataaaaaaataattgaaaaatgtgtcgATGGAGAatgtaaaa
This window encodes:
- the LOC113702368 gene encoding protein SENSITIVE TO PROTON RHIZOTOXICITY 1-like, coding for MSFLGNLPSSAKPPGGAAPYPGGADPSVALLNLSTVQARMDNLQKFLSDSVNSKTLIGQDHMDMVSTEITSAIRQIIVNGAALLACTQSTQATSLPQASDVEEKKVEKKMRFDTAKDTVVGNQLVDPKIEVAEDEESDDYEILELDAVELLAEHIHFCEICGKGFKRDANLRMHMRAHGNQFKTVEALAKPARCGESGGGAEKDMIRKTRFSCPYVGCNRNKQHKKFRPLKSAICVKNHFKRSHCPKMYSCNRCNKKSFSVVADLKSHLKHCGETKWKCSCGTSFSRKDKLFGHMALFEGHMPAVVEEEEAVDKGKRVVVMVEDEEEEESSPGTKEMKMGMDIEMDMDGNGSPISDGFFDGLTLDGFGSLENYCFQDLLSPSVSAAANSSGMDSFFNF